The stretch of DNA AAGCCCAATGGAGATGGTATTAATGGCGGCTGGTGGTTGTAGTTCAGTCGATGTCGTTGATGGTTTGAAAGAGGCGAAACAAGCGGTAAAAGGTTGTACTGCTAAGCTTACAACTGAACGACGTGAAACGGCACCAAGAATTTTTACCCACGTAAACATTCACTTTGAGATCAGTGGCGAAGGTATTGATGAGCAAGTTGTTGAAGAAGTGACCTCGGCGTCACTACAAAAATACTGCTCAGTATGTTTGATGTTAGGCGAGGGCGTTGCCATGACTCATAGCTGGGAGATTATCGCTTAGCGTACCGCCACGAGGGACAGAAAACAAAAAAGCCGAGTGAATACTCGGCTTTTCTTTGACTGATAGATCTGGAGAGTTAAGGCAGAATTTCAATTGGTGTGCCTGGGGTCACCAGTGCCAACAACTGATCCATATCTTCATTACTTAACGCAATGCAGCCGTCTGTCCAGTCGAAACTTTGTACGAACTGGCTTGGTTTTACTTCCCCATTTTTTTGCCCGTGAATCTTGATGTTCCCGCCGGGATTGACTTTCAGCCTTACTGCATTGGCACATCGTCTTGATTTGGGTAGCTGATGTGAATGGAGCGATAAAATTGGGAATCTTCCATCACGTGCTCTAATTTGTAGCTACCTTCTGGGGTTCGTTGATCACCTTCATAGACTTTGTGACCAATGGGGCGTTTTCCTAGTGCAATGCGAAACTCATGAATGACTTGATCATTTTCAATGATATAAAGACGGCGTTTCGATTTGTCGACCGTGACTTTATCAATTTCTGCATGGACAGATGCCGATAACAGCGTAATCAGAATTAAAAGCAGAATTTTCATGGGTTTGGTTTTACTAATTATCTTACAGTTTAATCACACACCAGCACTACTTTGTGAGCAAGTGTCATAAATCCGGTTGTTGAGAGCGAAACTGGTCTCTAATGGTTAAATCATAGCGTTTGGGCGGCGCTTTGAATAGATCTATCGATAGTAGATTTGTCTATTTTGTCGCACCTGTGCAAGGTCAAATCTCGATGTAACAACGCCGCAACTGGCTTAGGTTTTGTATACTTGTCTCAAGAATAAAAAAGAGCAGTATGGCAATCTGCGAGTGACTTAACAGTGTCTGTTTTGCGTCATGGGAATGTGCCACAGCGAGTGATACTTTCGAATTGATAACATCATTTCAGACAAAATAAGGTCACTATGTTTCCTAGGTCATTGCTTAAAGACGTTATGTCCGCGAGAAGTCACCGATTTTTGGCGAAGTCTCATTTGATCATCTTGAACAGCTGCTTGAACCTCAGTCGGCTGCGATTGTGAATGAACTTGATTTGTCTGGAACCCCGCAAATCCTATACACCCGTGACAACCCGACGCCATTAGAAAACTACTCGGATGCATTCTGGTCATGGGCTGCACAGTTTGATACCTGTGATGGTGTTATTCCACTTACGCTAGCGGGTTGTCGAACCATACAATCTGAAATCAGTGATTTAAATACCTATATTTTCGTTTTGGATAACTATTCCAAAGCTCGTACTTATTTAATTGTTGAAAACACGGATGCAGAAAAACTGAGGATTGCCAGTGAGAATAATTCAATCGACTTTTTGCAGATTCTTGCTTCTCGATGGCAATGCCTACGTGCGGAATTAGAAGCGACACGAGAATACCGTCAACGCGATATCAAAGAAGCGAAATACCTCGATGTAATTCATCAGCGTGAGCAATTCATTGAAGATATGAAGCTGGTGCAAAAGGTAGCGTTGGATATCTCAAATCCAGAGACATTGGATGAATTGCATCGTTCGGCGGTTGAGATTGTGCGTGAGAATCTAGGTGTAGACCGCACGTGTTTGATGTTATTGGATATTAAGAAACGCTGTTTTAGCGGTACTTATGGTACTGATGAAAATGGTGTAACCACGGATGTCCATCACACGCAATATGACCTTCATCAGTTGGAAGAAGCGTACATTAACGCTCTGTATGATGACAAAGTGAGTCTTGTCGTGATCGAAGATGCGCCACTTTATAACGATGGCGCAGTGATTGGTCAGGGTTGGAACGGCATGCTTATCCTGCGTGAAGGCGCAGAACCGATTGGTTGGCTTGCATTAGACAACTTTATTAACCGTGCGCCAATTACTTCGTATCAGCGACAAATGTTGGAATCGTTTGGTTCATTGTTGTCACAGATCTATATTCGCAAACGACAAGAGCAAAATGTTCGCATGTTGCACGCAAGTATGGTGGAGTTATCGCGCTGCATGACCGTACGTGACGTGTGTAAATCGGCGGTGACGTTCGGTATCAATAGAATTGGAATTGATCGTTTAGCCGTATTTCTTACCGATGAAAATTGTTCTTACATGCAGGGCACGTGGGGAACCGATATTCAAGGTAATGTCGTTGATGAGTCTTACTATCGTTCGGAGCTTCTTGATCGCACAATTGTCGATAACGCGCGCAACAATCCGAACGAAGTGGTATTTGAAGAGTCAGTGCCTATCTACCATGACTTCCATATTGTTGGGTTAGGCTGGACTGCGATGACCATGATGACGAGCAGTAGTGGCGAACCCATTGCCTTTATTGCGGCTGACAACTTAATTCGCCGTTCTCCATTGACCCATCAGTTGCGCGAAGTGATTCGAATGTTTGCCTCAAACTTAACTGAAGTGCTGCTGCGTACTCGTGCGCAAGAGGTCGTGCAGCAATTAAACGAAACGCTTGAGCTTGAAGTTAAAGCGCGCACTAAAGAGTTACAACAAGCTAATGAACAGCTTGAGTTGATGTCGAAAATGGATCCGCTGACTAGATTGGGCAATCGCCGTATGCTGGAAGGTGTGCTGGAGAGTATTTGTGACAATGAAAGTGTGGGCAAACAGAGATTTGCGCTGATCTTGGTCGATATCGACCACTTTGGCTTTTACAACAACAGTTATGGTCATATGCAAGGCGATATTGCCCTGATGCGTATTGGCAACATCTTGAAAAAAAGAGCCGAGCAAAACAACGAGGTCTTCTGTCGTATTGGAGGGGAAGAGTTCGCTTTACTTGTTTCCAACCAAACTGAATCGCAAGTCAAAGCGTTAGCTGAAGCCATTCGAGCAAGTATAGAAAACGAAGCGATCACTCATGAGAATAACGACGGAAGAGGAATATTAACGGTTTCGGTTGGGTATACCGTCGCAAACATTCAGCAACAAGAGTTTAATTTCGATGTGCTATACAACCAAGCGGATCAAGCTCTGTATCAAGCGAAGGCAAACGGACGGAATCTAGTGGTTGCGTTTAAAGAGTCATTAGCTATTGCAAAATAAAACAGCAGCCGAGGCTGCTGTTTTATGGGAAGATGGAAAAAACATCGCTTGGAGTGAAGCCATATTGTTTTAACATCTCGATAGCTTCTTTCTGCTTTCTGCAAAAACTTTAAGCTCACATCTTTTCTCCATCAAAATAGAGAATTTGATAGTAAGTGCCTAATTGCTTTTTTGACTGCCGACATGCCACTCTCCGAAGAATCATCAGCGAAGATAATCCTAACCATCAACGAAAGATATTTTCATTAACGGCAAAGCTTCGCTGATTCTTAGTATTTATGCAAAAAATATTACGGTTACAGCATGTTATGTGATTAAAGTTTAGGTAATTGAGTCGTTTTTTGAACAGTTTGACTCGTTTTCTTTAATTGTTTAACGAGTGAAAGTAGCTTCTCTGGTTGCCAAAGTGGCTGTGCAGTAGCTGAATCGCTGCGATATTTTTGGCTTGCCATCTGTTGTAATTCATCCTCGATTTGCTTAGCCAAATGGTCATCTTTGATACGATTTTCAGCTAACCATTGCTTTGCAAGATGCATGGTGCGCGCAACATCATTGGTTTTATTGCTGCCAAAAACTTTCGGTGCTATCCAAGTTTGTTACGTTGGGCATCGTGACTTTCGGCTGACGCTTGTTGTGTAAGTGCCAAGCGAGTGTTGCTACCCATAAGGCCGCAAAAAGTGCTGTAAGGTACGGCCAGAATCCCGCAGAAATTTGGGTTACCGGTTGAGGCGTTGTTGGTGCAGTAATGACAGGATTTGAAAGGACCGTGTCTCCTGCTTGTACATCTAACGATAGGCCATCAACGGAGGCTTTTTTTACGACTTCATTTACCGTATCAAACCATTCAATCGTTATTGGTGGTAGCTCGACTTGACCAACATGTTGAGCGATCAATACATGGCGAATGGTCATTTGTGTAGAACCATCATTCAGAGTCTTAAATTGTGGTTTTTCAATATAAGGGCGTACCCCTGATGGGTATGTCACATTGAGCTTTGGAAACGAGTCAGGATTCAGACCTTGAATGGTCAGTGTCAGCTCGCGAGTTAATGAGTCACCTAACGTCAGTGAATGTTGCTGTTTAAGATTGGCGATAGGGTTGTTTTGTGTATCAAGCCAGGTTTGTGCAAGTTCTAATTTTGCGGTTGGTAGCCAAGCGGCACCAAGGTTAGTTGGTTTTGATTTTACCGTAATTGCTAAAGATTCGGGTGCAATTTGTACGGGTAGAAGTTTGGTTGTACCACTTCGGTTACTACCAAACACGACAGTCGCATCAAAGCCGATACTCTTAAGCTCATGTTTTGGCGCTTGTTCTGCTTTCACGTTGAAGGTCTGATCGACGACAGTCGCTTCAACCCCATTGATAATGGTTTGGTATTGATTGGCTTGTCCGACTAATTGTACTGAGAAGCCAATTGCCGAAGGTGGGGTGATTTTGACATTTTGTAATCTGCGCGCATCCGCTTTTATCACCAATCGAGTTTTTAGTTGCGTAGTCTCGTTAGGGTAAAGTGAATTTTTATCTAATTGGCTGTGTAACTCAACCAGATCACCCGGCGCAGGTAAATCAGTATCTTGGGTGACTTGAATCGTTATCGGCGCAGAGCGATTTCCATCGATAGTAAAACTAGGAATCGTGGCCGTTCCAAGTGATTTCGCTTTTAACGCAATCGTCCATTCACTGCTGCTACTGCGTTTGCCATTAATGAAATTAAGTGAGCTGCCAAAACTTGGTTGACCCATAAAAAAGTCAGACTCGAGTGCTTTAAAATCGATACTGTCTGAGTCAACTTTATCATCATAAGTTACGCGCAGCTGGAACACTTCGGCTTGTGTCACTTGATTACTAGATACCGTCGCGGTCAGAGACGCAGCAAAGCTAGGCGCAACAAAGAACGCAAGACAGAAAAGAGTGAGGATGCGTAGCACACGCGATTTAATCGTTACCATTGTTTAGCCGACTCTTGTGGTGGTTGTTTGTCTCGAGCTTGGAGGATCAGTTGTGCGCGAAGCAGTCTACTTGGATCACGCGCAGATTCGACGTTTTCGAGTTTTCTAAATTCAGGATCTGATTCGGGAGTATCAGAGCTGGAGGTTGCTTGATTCACCGCTGATTTATTTTCTTCATTTTGTTGTTCATTGTTTGACTTACTCTCTTGACCTACGGGGTCAGAGGCGTTTTCATGAGACTGCTGGAGACTGCTGAGACTGCTGAGACTGCTGAGACTGCTGAGACTGCTGAGACTGCTGAGACTGCTGAGACTGCTGAGACTGCTGAGACTGCTGAGACTGCTGAGACTGCTGAGACTGCTGAGACTGCTGAGACTGCTGAGACTGCTGAGACTGCTGAGACTGCTGAGACTGCTGAGACTGCTGAGACTGCTGAGACTGCTGAGACTGCTGAGACTGCTGAGACTGCTGAGACTGCTGAGACTGCTGAGACTGCTGAGACTGCTGAGACTGCTGAGACTGCTGAGACTTATTCTCTTGCTCTGATTGCGACGATTGTTCAGACTTTTGTTGCTGTTGCTGTTGCTGTTGCTGTTGCTGTTGCTGCTGTGCTTGCTCAACGATAGCTAGGTTCTTTTGGGCATTTTGGTAGTTTGGATTTTCTTTTAACACCTGGCGATATAGCGCCTCTGCTTTATCGTATTCTCCAAGCTGAGCGTGAGCGTTAGCCAAGTTATATTGGCTATCAATATCATTACGCTGTTTTAGTGACTCAACGGCCGCTTTATAGTCTCCTGCCTGATATTGCGCGATGCCTTTCCAACTTGGGTTTTCAAACGAATTGGCTGCCGCTTGATATTGCTGCTCTTTATAGAGCTGATAACCCTGTTGATCTTGAGTAAGGAAAGGATTGGCAAAGGCATGCTCAGGAGTTGCCGCCATGGTGAGCATTATGCCGATCGATAACACAACACCACGTCGACAAAGCATAAGTGCGAAGGGTAACAGCAAAATCACCAGCCAATAGCCGCTATTAATACGGTCATTGACTTTTTCACTCGCTTGATTGGCAGCAGTATTTGATACCTGATTTGTCAACTTAGCGATAGCATCGATATCTCTGTTATCTGCTTGGACGGGCACAAACAATCCTTGATTGTTATTGGCAAGTTGTTGCATGCGCTTAAATGGTGTTTTTGCGATGACAGTGGTTCCGTTTTGTGACTGTAACAGCGTGCCATTTGGCAACGGAATCGGTGCACCTGCTGGTGTACCAATGGCTAAGATACTTAAGCGCCAGTCACCTTGATCCAAGAGATCTTGAATTTCACTCTGTTCTGCAGGTTCTAAATCATCACTAAACAAGACAATATCACCTTGGGCAAAGCCTGCGTTAGTCATGGTTTCAATGGCGAGACGGACAGCGGCCACGGCATTCGCCCCTTGATAAGGCATAATCTCTGGCGACAAATTGGCAATTAAATTGACCAAGGTGTGGCTATCACTCGTCATTGGGCTAACAAGGTAAGCATCACCTGCGTAGGCGACGAGACCGGTTTCTCCATCTGACCAAAGTTTGAGTAAGTCATTAGCTTTATAACGCGCTTGAGCCAATCGAGAAGGCTTAATGTCGTTAGCATACATTGAGCGTGACATGTCCATCACTAACACTCGAGCGCTCGAATTGGTGTAGCTAGGGCGCTCGTCTGAAGAAAAACTCGGTCCTGCAAGTGCAATAATGGCCAGTATGCCGCTGATCGCAAATGCCCACAGAATGTTACCAGAGGATTTTCTGGCTTGTGGGGTCATTACTCTCGCTAAATGAGAGGCGACCAATTGGTGCCGACGTTGGCGTTTCGCAAGCCAAACCGTGAGCAGAAGTAGGGGAACAATTAAGCTCAACCATTGTGGATATAGGAAAATAAAATCAGACATGATTACGTCTCACCCACATAACAATGCAAGAAAACAAAAACGCGATAGAGAGCGGGTAACGAAACCACTCTTGTTGTGGTCGCCAAGTCTGAGTGGTTTGGCTAATTGGCTCAAGCTGGTTTATCGTGGCATAAATGTCGGATAAATCTTGAGTGTTACGAGCGCGAAAATATTTACCGCCAGTAATCTCGGCAATTTGCTTTAACGTTGCTTCATCCAGATCGCGCGCTGTATTTACCTTCCGTGAGAAAAAGAATTGCTTCACTTCCATCTCACCAGCACCGACGCCGACGGTATAAATCGTCGCATTGTATTTTTTCGCAATCTTTGCGGCTTCAATCGGGTCAAGTACGCCGGAAGTGTTGCTTCCGTCACTGAGTAAAATCATTACTCGTTGTGGGGCATCACTGTCGACAAAGGTTTTGGTTGCAAGACCTATCCCTTCACCAATAGCGGTACTCGAACCGATAAGGTCCAATACCACCTGCTGCAATTGAGCTTTGATAGTGTTGCGGTCTAAGGTCAGGGGCGTCTGTAGATAGGCATGATCAGCAAAGAAAACCAATCCAAGGCGATCACCTTGACGTTTTTCGATAAAGTCTGATAGTACTTTTTTTACTGCGGTCAAACGGTCGACATAATCGCCATTTTGTAACATGTCTTCTTGGCTCATCGAGCCAGACAGGTCAACCACCAGCATCAAGTCGCGATGCTCAGGTTGGTGTACAACAGGTTCACCATACCAAACTGGACGTGCTGCTGCGGTGATCAAAGCGATCCAAATCATCAGCACTAGCAGTTTTATTGCTCGATTACCTTTGGCTGGCGCAGAATTTGATTCTGGCAGATAAGGTAGGAAAAGAGGTGCTGATGAGTTTGCTGGTGGCAGCAGAAAATAGACTGCCAGAGGAAGAGGCAGTAGAAATAAAACAGGCCACCAGACAAATTCAAAATTTGCCAACTAACGACTCCTTTTTTTAGGTGGTAGAGCTTGGTCTACCCATTGATAACAGTGATTTACAAGCTCTTCACTGTTTTCGATATGTTGTTTACTGTAAAGGACGGATTGCCACTGTTCGTAATTGGCTGCAAAGACAGGCTCTGTAATTTGAGAGTCTAAAAATGCATACCAATCTTTACCGGTTAAGTGCGCGATCTGTTCACGTGGGTAATAGCAAAGAGAAACTTGTCGAACCAACTCTAATGCAGCGGCAGGTTTTTCCTTTTTAATTAAATTTAGTGCGGTTTTTTTCGGCGCTAGACGTTTTTTATGTCGACGAATGGACAAAACAACGAGCACGATGACTAACAAGGCCATAGCAAGTGATGCCCACCATCCCCAGGCGAGTGGGAACCAATCTGGTGCTCCCGGTAACGTCATGTCTTCTAAAGGTAATAAAGCTTCATTCTTAACACTGGTCATACATTCATCCAGAAATTTGATTAAGTAACAGTTGGTCACTACTCAAGGCGCAAAAACTAATCCCTGTTTTTTGTGCAAGCGTTTTTAAGCCTTGTTGTTTATCGTCAAATGCCAATTTTAGTTTTGGCGTGACTGTTTTGATGAGAAATCAAACCATTGGGTTCGAAAACCATCGGATACTTTTTCATTCCCACGATAAGCGGTGTTGCCTGATTCGAGGGGATCGCAAATCTGTACAAAGCGCACGCTATTGTGTTGACGTAGGCGGGTTAAAGCCAACTCCTCTTTGTCTTGAAAGCGAATAAAATCGCTAATAAACACAATTTCGCTGCCTTTGGGCGCAAGCTGTTGTAAAGATTGTAATGCCGGAGCAAAACCATGAGGGTTAGGTCTGCGGGGTGCATCAATTAGTGCAGCGTGCATATCCACTAAACGTTGCAAAATGGCAAGCGGGCCTTTATTGCGGCCTGTTGGCTTTATTTCAATCAGCTCAAAGCCGGTATCGATGATAGCGCCAATGCGATCTTGCTGTTTAATGGTTAACCATGCGATCAAGCTCGCCATATGAGCCATCAAAACGGATTTGAGCATGAGTTGAGAACCAAATAGCATGCTTGGGCCAAGATCCAAGTACAAAACGAGCGGCTTTTCACGCTCTTCAGAGAAGAGTTTGGTGTGTGGTTTACCGCTGCGCGCGGTCACTCGCCAGTCAATAGCACGAATATCATCACCTGCTTGGTAGCGGCGGACTTCACTAAAATCCATTCCTCGGCCCAGCTGACGACTTTGGTGCACGCCTAATAGTTGTGACCAAAGTCCTTTTGCTGGTGGTAGCCACTTCACGCTTTGGTTGCGAAAGTAAAGCAACTCATTAAGCGTCAAATCGACCCCATTTGAATAGGGAGAAAATTGGGTTTGCATCGCGCTCAACTCACGCACTACCAACTAATGATAATAATTTATCAATCACTTGGTTTGGTGAAATACCTTCTGCTTGCGCGTGGTAAGTCAACAGTAGACGATGTCGCAAGACAGGATAGATCATTGCTTGTACGTCTTCTGGTGATACGAAATCTCGACCAGATAGCCATGCATGAGCACGGGCGCAGCGATCCAAAGCAATGGTTGCACGAGGGCTTACGCCCATTTCAATCCAACTCGCCAGTAATGAGTCATAGCTGCTTGGTTCGCGGGTAGCCATAATCAAACGAATAATATACTGCTCGATCCCTTCAGCCATATGGATGTTGAGTACTTCTTGGCGCGCATCAAAAACCAGTTGTTGTGACAAACGTGGTACGTCTGAGGCAGATTCACCTTTTGCTTCGCCTCGATTCAAACGTAAGATGGCAAGCTCACTTTGCGCATCAGGGTAATCAACATTTAAATGCAATAAAAAGCGGTCGAGTTGAGCTTCAGGAAGTGGGTAAGTCCCTTCTTGCTCAATTGGGTTTTGCGTTGCCATGACTAAAAACAGTTCAGGTAACTTATAGGTTTGGCGACCTGCAGTAATTTGTTTTTCTGCCATCGCTTCAAGCATGGCCGCTTGTACTTTTGCTGGTGCTCGGTTGATCTCATCGGCCAAAATCAAAGAGTTGAAGATTGGCCCCGCCTGGAATTGAAAATCGCCGGTTTCAGGGCGGAAAATATCCGTGCCGGTTAAGTCTGCTGGCAGAAGGTCAGGAGTGAACTGCACACGGTGGAAGTCTCCTTCGATACAGTCAGCTAACGATTTCACGGCACGCGTTTTTGCTAGTCCTGGAGGTCCTTCTACAAGAATGTGGCCATCGGCGAGTAGTGCGACAAGAAGCTGCTTTACCAATTCTTGTTGGCCGATCACTTGGCTCTCAAGGTAGGTCTGCAATTGTGAGAATGTTGTCGACGTCATTAGCTTGTATTACTCCTCGTAAACGGACTCATCGATACTATTCATTTATTGCGGTTCAGAGTGAAATAAACGCATCTTGAATGTACCGGAAATACTTGAGCAAATTGATATCACAAAACATATGTTAAGCAACTATTAAAAAGATGAAATCTTAGTGTTCTTTACATAAAATTGCCAAAAACACGCACAACATCAACAAGCGTACGAAAAACATCCACTAGAGCCGAATCTGGAATCAATGTTGTCCCAGACTCTATTTGTTTGCAAAGAACACTGAGTTTTCGATGAAATGATTTATATGTGCCACAAAACAATCCCAACATATTGCGCATGGTCAATGCTCGAGGAGTAGAATCTGATGCCTGAAATCAGTAAACTTAGCGTAGAACTATTTTACGATGAGTCGTTATCATGAGTGATTTTGAGAAAGAACTAGAGCAGATGTCGCAAGAAATGGCTAATGAGCCAGAAGTCGCGTTACCATCAATTGATGAACAAAAAGCGATCGCTGCTGAATTAAAACGTTTAGAAGAAGCCGGTGAGCTAACGCCAGAAGTATTGGAACAATACTTTGGTAAGTTTTATAGCAAAACAGATACCCCGATTCACTAAGTGAGTTAAATTGATTAGACGCTGCTTTTCGCAGCGTTTTTTGTATCCTTGGTTAACGATTCTTCGATCCTACATGTGCTAATCATCGACCAGTCTACACACCAAGTCATTCTCGTTTAACACCCGTCATGAGGTTAGTTGAGTATATGTACGATTTTATTGTGGTTGGCGGTGGAATTGTTGGGGTATCGACTGCTTGGCAGTTAAAGCAGCGACAGCCCAACAAGCGTATTTTGTTGATAGAAAAAGAGTCATCGTTGGCGGCTCATCAAACTGGGCACAACAGTGGAGTGATTCATGCTGGAGTGTATTATCAGCCAGGTTCTCTGAAAGCCGATTTTTGTCAGCGTGGTTCACAAGCCATTAAAACGTTTTGCCAAGAGCATTCGATCCCTTATGAACAATGCGGCAAGCTGATTGTTGCCACGACTCCGCTGGAGTTAGAAAGGATGCAAGCTTTATATCAGCGCTGCATCGAAAATAAGCTCAGCGTCAGTTTATTAAACACCAAACAACTGAATGCAATGGAGCCAAATATTGTTGGCCTAGGCGCCATTTGGGTGGATGCCACCGCCATTGTTGATTACCGAGTGGTGACGCAAAAAATGGCGGAACAGTTTGTTGCACTCGGAGGCGAGATTTTTCTGAATACGGAATTGAGCCAAGCGCAGGAAACAAAGGAAGAAGTACAACTAACTTGTATTAAGCAAGGCTTGTCCCAACAATTCAACTGTCAATATCTCATCACGTGCAGTGGCTTAATGGCGGACCGCGTCACTAAGATGCTTAATATTGAAACCGACTTCCAAATTATTCCCTATCGCGGTGAATATTACCGTTTGGCACAAGAACATAACCATGTCGTCAAACATCTTATTTACCCCGTGCCTGACCCTGAGTTGCCTTTTTTAGGCGTGCACTTAACGCGAATGATCGATGGTAGTGTGACGGTCGGTCCTAACGCTGTTCAGGGTTGGAAGCGCGAAGGGTATTCAACGCTGAATTTCAGCTTAATGGATACGCTACAAATGCTGTTGTTTAAAGGCTTTTGGAAAGTGAGCGCCAAGCATTTTAAAACTGGTGTGTGGGAATGGCGTAATTCCTGGTGGAAACCTGGGTATCTAAAATTGGTGAATAAATATTGTCCAGCGATTGGCCTAGAGGATTTACGATCTTATCCGGCTGGCATTAGGGGCGCAAGCGGTATTAAACGACGGTACTTTGGTGCATGATTTCCTATTTAAATCTAGCCCTCGCAGTTTGCACGTATGTAATGCACCCAGCCCGGCAGCAACATCTTCCATTCCTATTGGCGAATATATTTGTGATCAGGTTCTTCAAAAATAGTCACGCTAAGAAATGTTAAGGTACTCAATTTTTTGATCGTAATTTTGGTGGTCAATTTGGTTGTTAATGAGGTAATGATTTGAAGAGCGATGAGTTATGGTTCATGCTTTTTGGATATCAAAGCTCGGACATGCGTTCCGAGCTGTTTGATAGTTTGCCTTTAACCGCAGAGTTTTCCTTCGACTAGAACACGGTCAACGAGGTAATCGCCTCTAGGGTTGTGATGAATCACGCCGTTCCAGTATTGGCCATTGTCAAGTTCGACTTCAAACGCAATGTATCGACCGTCTTCGTTAAGAACACGAACTTCGGATACTCGTTTAAGTTTTGATTTTGCTGGCAAGTTTTGTTTAAAAATGTTCAAGGCTTGGTGAATGTCTGCCGTTATTTTGGCTTCTTTCCAAGTGGCGTATTTAGGATGAGCTTTGCAACTGTTTTCGACGGCGTCCATTTTATCCATCGTTTCCTTTTCTTTCATATCTGCAGCGTGAGATGCAAATGCTACTAAACCGACGCTACAAGCCAACAAAAACTTTTTCATTGAATAACCCCTCTGCAAGTAAAAATGTTGCGGTATTAATTTCCTTATCACTAACTAAATGTGAGCAACATCACGCAAGTTGTCAAAAAAATAGTCAATCTATTTCATTGCATCTGGTTTATTTGAAAGGGAGGAGTACTTAAGGAAAAGCCAACACCACGAGAGTGGCATTGGCTGTTTAGGTAGGCGTTAAGGGCACATCTTGCCTTGTTTAGCGACACTATCGATTAGGTAATCACCGCGGATATTACGGTATACGATGCCATGCCAAAATTGACCATTTTCTAGCTGAATCTCAATCGCATAGTTGATGCCATTAACCACCTGAGTTCTTACTCGATTCACGGATTTCACCGGTGATGCGTTATTCATTCGTTCAACCATCGTGTTGATGGCTTGTTGTACGTCAGGAGTAATTCCTGAATCTTGCCAGCCACCAGGCATCATTTTGGTTTGGCATAGGGCTGTGACTGGTTTGGTTGTATCATTATGTTCTTGTGCAGCTTGATTACTGCAACCTGCTAATACAGCGGTACTGACAAGAGCTAACATTAAATAACGCTTCATTATTTTTCTCCTAGCATGCAATGGGATTCGCATACGGTTAAAACTTGTGTCCAATTTGAGCTCTATTGAACGCATTGTCAAAGCTATTTTTGTGAGCTTATTGTCAAAGCTTAGTCGCGAAGTTACCGCACGATCCACGATCACAAAGGAAAAAATTGCTTATTATTAATAGCGAAAGTATCGGATTTTTACGGAGAGCAATATGAGACATTGGATAGTCACAATTTGCTTCGCTTTAGTGTTGACAGGCTGTGGTTCCAAATGGCTTTACGACAATAGCGATTGGTTTGCCGCGCAGTATCTCGACAATTATATCGAACTTAATGATCCGCAACGGGCATTCCTTCGACACACAGTGAGAATGTCGGTGCCTTGGCAT from Vibrio taketomensis encodes:
- a CDS encoding OsmC family protein, coding for MQAEVKWIEDFKFLGLSQSGHSIVMDGNGGSTAPSPMEMVLMAAGGCSSVDVVDGLKEAKQAVKGCTAKLTTERRETAPRIFTHVNIHFEISGEGIDEQVVEEVTSASLQKYCSVCLMLGEGVAMTHSWEIIA
- a CDS encoding BatD family protein — translated: MVTIKSRVLRILTLFCLAFFVAPSFAASLTATVSSNQVTQAEVFQLRVTYDDKVDSDSIDFKALESDFFMGQPSFGSSLNFINGKRSSSSEWTIALKAKSLGTATIPSFTIDGNRSAPITIQVTQDTDLPAPGDLVELHSQLDKNSLYPNETTQLKTRLVIKADARRLQNVKITPPSAIGFSVQLVGQANQYQTIINGVEATVVDQTFNVKAEQAPKHELKSIGFDATVVFGSNRSGTTKLLPVQIAPESLAITVKSKPTNLGAAWLPTAKLELAQTWLDTQNNPIANLKQQHSLTLGDSLTRELTLTIQGLNPDSFPKLNVTYPSGVRPYIEKPQFKTLNDGSTQMTIRHVLIAQHVGQVELPPITIEWFDTVNEVVKKASVDGLSLDVQAGDTVLSNPVITAPTTPQPVTQISAGFWPYLTALFAALWVATLAWHLHNKRQPKVTMPNVTNLDSTESFWQQ
- a CDS encoding vWA domain-containing protein; protein product: MSDFIFLYPQWLSLIVPLLLLTVWLAKRQRRHQLVASHLARVMTPQARKSSGNILWAFAISGILAIIALAGPSFSSDERPSYTNSSARVLVMDMSRSMYANDIKPSRLAQARYKANDLLKLWSDGETGLVAYAGDAYLVSPMTSDSHTLVNLIANLSPEIMPYQGANAVAAVRLAIETMTNAGFAQGDIVLFSDDLEPAEQSEIQDLLDQGDWRLSILAIGTPAGAPIPLPNGTLLQSQNGTTVIAKTPFKRMQQLANNNQGLFVPVQADNRDIDAIAKLTNQVSNTAANQASEKVNDRINSGYWLVILLLPFALMLCRRGVVLSIGIMLTMAATPEHAFANPFLTQDQQGYQLYKEQQYQAAANSFENPSWKGIAQYQAGDYKAAVESLKQRNDIDSQYNLANAHAQLGEYDKAEALYRQVLKENPNYQNAQKNLAIVEQAQQQQQQQQQQQQQQKSEQSSQSEQENKSQQSQQSQQSQQSQQSQQSQQSQQSQQSQQSQQSQQSQQSQQSQQSQQSQQSQQSQQSQQSQQSQQSQQSQQSQQSQQSQQSQQSQQSQQSQQSPAVS
- a CDS encoding vWA domain-containing protein; the encoded protein is MANFEFVWWPVLFLLPLPLAVYFLLPPANSSAPLFLPYLPESNSAPAKGNRAIKLLVLMIWIALITAAARPVWYGEPVVHQPEHRDLMLVVDLSGSMSQEDMLQNGDYVDRLTAVKKVLSDFIEKRQGDRLGLVFFADHAYLQTPLTLDRNTIKAQLQQVVLDLIGSSTAIGEGIGLATKTFVDSDAPQRVMILLSDGSNTSGVLDPIEAAKIAKKYNATIYTVGVGAGEMEVKQFFFSRKVNTARDLDEATLKQIAEITGGKYFRARNTQDLSDIYATINQLEPISQTTQTWRPQQEWFRYPLSIAFLFSCIVMWVRRNHV
- a CDS encoding DUF4381 domain-containing protein, giving the protein MTSVKNEALLPLEDMTLPGAPDWFPLAWGWWASLAMALLVIVLVVLSIRRHKKRLAPKKTALNLIKKEKPAAALELVRQVSLCYYPREQIAHLTGKDWYAFLDSQITEPVFAANYEQWQSVLYSKQHIENSEELVNHCYQWVDQALPPKKRSR